The following are encoded in a window of Rosa chinensis cultivar Old Blush chromosome 4, RchiOBHm-V2, whole genome shotgun sequence genomic DNA:
- the LOC112197418 gene encoding eukaryotic translation initiation factor 3 subunit H isoform X2 → MAANTMVRSFLQVAATEEVAPPLRVVQIEGLVILKIIKHCKEFAPALVTGQLLGLDVGSVLEVTNCFPFPIREEDEEIEADGANYQLEMMRCLREVNVDNNTVGWYQSTLLGSFQTVELIETFMNYQENIRRCVCIIYDPLKSNQGVLALKALKLSDSFMELYRSNNFTGEKLREKNLSWVDIFEEIPIKVSNSALISAFMTELEADTPVIQCDYDRLQLSTSPFLERNMEFLIECMDDLSMEQQKFQYYYRNVSRQQAQQQAWLQKRRTENMGRKAAGEELLPEEDPSNPIFKPLPEPSRLDSFLITNQISNYCNQINGVAGQSFSRLYLTKALHEN, encoded by the exons ATGGCGGCGAACA CAATGGTTAGATCCTTTCTTCAGGTTGCTGCTACAGAAGAGGTTGCTCCCCCTCTCAGAGTTGTTCAGATCGAAGGACTG GTTATCTTGAAGATAATCAAGCACTGCAAGGAGTTTGCACCGGCTCTGGTCACAGGCCAACTTCTTGGCTTGGATGTTGGCAGTGTTCTTGAAGTCACTAATTGTTTCCCGTTCCCG ATTAGGGAGGAGGATGAAGAGATTGAAGCTGATGGTGCCAATTACCAGCTTGAGATGATGAGATGTTTGAGAGAGGTGAATGTTGACAATAACACTGTTGGATG GTACCAATCCACATTGTTGGGTTCTTTTCAAACGGTGGAGTTGATTGAGACATTCATGAACTACCAG GAAAATATTAGACGGTGTGTGTGCATCATTTATGATCCATTGAAATCCAATCAGGGAGTCTTAGCACTGAAGGCATTGAAACTTTCTGATTCATTCATGGAGCTCTACCGCAGTAACAATTTTACAGGGGAGAA GTTGAGGGAGAAAAACCTTTCATGGGTGGATATCTTTGAGGAAATACCT ATCAAAGTTTCAAACTCTGCACTTATTAGTGCATTTATGACGGAGTTGGAAGCTGATACACCTGTTATCCAG TGTGATTATGATCGTCTGCAATTATCAACTAGTCCATTTCTAGAGAGGAATATGGAATTTCTTATTGAGTGCATGGACGATTTGTCAATGGAACAGCAGAAG TTCCAATACTATTACAGAAACGTGTCACGCCAGCAAGCCCAACAGCAAGCATGGCTTCAAAAGAGAAG GACTGAGAACATGGGTCGGAAGGCTGCCGGAGAAGAACTGCTTCCTGAAGAGGATCCTTCAAACCCCATTTTCAAGCCACTCCCCGAGCCTTCACGGTTGGACAGCTTTCTGATAACAAATCAAATCTCAAACTACTGCAACCAAATTAATGG
- the LOC112197418 gene encoding eukaryotic translation initiation factor 3 subunit H isoform X1: protein MAANTMVRSFLQVAATEEVAPPLRVVQIEGLVILKIIKHCKEFAPALVTGQLLGLDVGSVLEVTNCFPFPIREEDEEIEADGANYQLEMMRCLREVNVDNNTVGWYQSAVCFKHRYQSTLLGSFQTVELIETFMNYQENIRRCVCIIYDPLKSNQGVLALKALKLSDSFMELYRSNNFTGEKLREKNLSWVDIFEEIPIKVSNSALISAFMTELEADTPVIQCDYDRLQLSTSPFLERNMEFLIECMDDLSMEQQKFQYYYRNVSRQQAQQQAWLQKRRTENMGRKAAGEELLPEEDPSNPIFKPLPEPSRLDSFLITNQISNYCNQINGVAGQSFSRLYLTKALHEN from the exons ATGGCGGCGAACA CAATGGTTAGATCCTTTCTTCAGGTTGCTGCTACAGAAGAGGTTGCTCCCCCTCTCAGAGTTGTTCAGATCGAAGGACTG GTTATCTTGAAGATAATCAAGCACTGCAAGGAGTTTGCACCGGCTCTGGTCACAGGCCAACTTCTTGGCTTGGATGTTGGCAGTGTTCTTGAAGTCACTAATTGTTTCCCGTTCCCG ATTAGGGAGGAGGATGAAGAGATTGAAGCTGATGGTGCCAATTACCAGCTTGAGATGATGAGATGTTTGAGAGAGGTGAATGTTGACAATAACACTGTTGGATG GTACCAATCCGCAGTTTGTTTTAAACACAG GTACCAATCCACATTGTTGGGTTCTTTTCAAACGGTGGAGTTGATTGAGACATTCATGAACTACCAG GAAAATATTAGACGGTGTGTGTGCATCATTTATGATCCATTGAAATCCAATCAGGGAGTCTTAGCACTGAAGGCATTGAAACTTTCTGATTCATTCATGGAGCTCTACCGCAGTAACAATTTTACAGGGGAGAA GTTGAGGGAGAAAAACCTTTCATGGGTGGATATCTTTGAGGAAATACCT ATCAAAGTTTCAAACTCTGCACTTATTAGTGCATTTATGACGGAGTTGGAAGCTGATACACCTGTTATCCAG TGTGATTATGATCGTCTGCAATTATCAACTAGTCCATTTCTAGAGAGGAATATGGAATTTCTTATTGAGTGCATGGACGATTTGTCAATGGAACAGCAGAAG TTCCAATACTATTACAGAAACGTGTCACGCCAGCAAGCCCAACAGCAAGCATGGCTTCAAAAGAGAAG GACTGAGAACATGGGTCGGAAGGCTGCCGGAGAAGAACTGCTTCCTGAAGAGGATCCTTCAAACCCCATTTTCAAGCCACTCCCCGAGCCTTCACGGTTGGACAGCTTTCTGATAACAAATCAAATCTCAAACTACTGCAACCAAATTAATGG